Proteins from one Coffea arabica cultivar ET-39 chromosome 8c, Coffea Arabica ET-39 HiFi, whole genome shotgun sequence genomic window:
- the LOC113705916 gene encoding uncharacterized protein isoform X3, which translates to MDGNLLGGKSSYFQYFQLDSLGFLPFNTYNSITVIALEDQFLHQPTGEQVPPEILNSARFYPYFKDCVGAIDGTHVRVKVSSVDAAKYRGRKEHPTQNVLAACSLNMRFTYVLPGWEGTASDSRIIKNALTREDKLIIPNGKYYLVDAGFMLRRGLLTPYRNVRYHLKEYSSQQPQNFRELFNLRHSSLRNAIERAFGVLKKRFPIIGDTQPTYSVEIQSQIVLACCILHNFLMEFDPDLEYINEVDEELARQSPSEEENGDISAEKDHAQGESLRNEIAMQMWNDYIL; encoded by the exons ATGGACGGAAACTTGTTAGGCGGCAAAAG TTCTTACTTTCAATACTTCCAACTGGATTCACTTGGCTTTCTTCCGTTCAACACCTACAATTCAATAACAG TTATAGCATTGGAGGATCAATTTCTTCACCAGCCTACGGGAGAACAAGTTCCTCCGGAAATACTTAATAGTGCAAGATTTTATCCATATTTTAAG GATTGTGTGGGTGCAATTGATGGAACCCATGTTCGCGTTAAAGTGTCCAGCGTTGATGCGGCAAAATATCGTGGTAGAAAAGAGCATCCAACACAAAATGTGCTAGCTGCATGTTCTTTGAATATGAGATTCACATATGTTCTACCCGGTTGGGAGGGAACTGCATCGGATTCGAGGATCATAAAAAATGCGCTCACTAGAGAAGATAAATTAATCATTCCTAATG GTAAATATTATCTTGTTGATGCTGGATTCATGTTGAGAAGGGGACTTCTTACACCTTATAGAAATGTAAGGTATCACTTGAAGGAATACTCAAGTCAACAACCGCAaaactttcgagaactattcaATTTGCGACATTCATCATTGCGTAATGCAATTGAGAGAGCATTTGGTGTCTTGAAAAAAAGGTTTCCAATCATTGGAGATACTCAACCAACTTATAGTGTTGAAATACAATCACAAattgtgcttgcttgttgtaTATTACATAATTTTCTCATGGAGTTTGATCCTGACTTGGAGTACATTAATGAAGTGGATGAGGAATTGGCACGTCAATCTCCATCGGAGGAAGAAAATGGCGATATATCTGCTGAAAAAGATCATGCTCAAGGAGAGAGTTTAAGGAATGAAATAGCAATGCAAATGTGGAATGATTATATACTATGA
- the LOC113705916 gene encoding uncharacterized protein isoform X1: MDKEQNEVDGEFDIQQRKRQLVATEIVCHVIKMILARKLSHASYVDRPIGYRSAQCHLVREELLMQLSTNGYLSKVIRMGPETFRHLCDLLQTHGGLQPTQRATVQEQVVKFLHILTIPSKNITMSYFYRRSGETVSRHFHRVLRAVIALEDQFLHQPTGEQVPPEILNSARFYPYFKDCVGAIDGTHVRVKVSSVDAAKYRGRKEHPTQNVLAACSLNMRFTYVLPGWEGTASDSRIIKNALTREDKLIIPNGKYYLVDAGFMLRRGLLTPYRNVRYHLKEYSSQQPQNFRELFNLRHSSLRNAIERAFGVLKKRFPIIGDTQPTYSVEIQSQIVLACCILHNFLMEFDPDLEYINEVDEELARQSPSEEENGDISAEKDHAQGESLRNEIAMQMWNDYIL; this comes from the exons ATGGATAAGGAACAAAATGAAGTCGATGGAGAATTTGACATTCAACAAAGGAAGCGACAATTGGTTGCTACTGAAATTGTTTGTCATGTAATAAAGATGATACTTGCTCGAAAACTAAGTCATGCAAGTTATGTTGATCGACCCATTGGATATCGGTCTGCACAATGTCATTTAGTACGAGAGGAATTATTGATGCAACTTAGTACAAATGGATATTTGAGTAAGGTTATCCGTATGGGGCCAGAAACTTTTAGGCACTTATGTGACTTATTGCAAACACATGGTGGTCTACAACCTACTCAAAGAGCCACGGTGCAAGAGCAAGTTGTTAAATTTCTCCATATATTAACAATTCCctcaaaaaatatcacaatgtCATACTTTTATCGTCGTTCTGGAGAAACTGTTAGTCGtcattttcatagagttttACGAGCAGTTATAGCATTGGAGGATCAATTTCTTCACCAGCCTACGGGAGAACAAGTTCCTCCGGAAATACTTAATAGTGCAAGATTTTATCCATATTTTAAG GATTGTGTGGGTGCAATTGATGGAACCCATGTTCGCGTTAAAGTGTCCAGCGTTGATGCGGCAAAATATCGTGGTAGAAAAGAGCATCCAACACAAAATGTGCTAGCTGCATGTTCTTTGAATATGAGATTCACATATGTTCTACCCGGTTGGGAGGGAACTGCATCGGATTCGAGGATCATAAAAAATGCGCTCACTAGAGAAGATAAATTAATCATTCCTAATG GTAAATATTATCTTGTTGATGCTGGATTCATGTTGAGAAGGGGACTTCTTACACCTTATAGAAATGTAAGGTATCACTTGAAGGAATACTCAAGTCAACAACCGCAaaactttcgagaactattcaATTTGCGACATTCATCATTGCGTAATGCAATTGAGAGAGCATTTGGTGTCTTGAAAAAAAGGTTTCCAATCATTGGAGATACTCAACCAACTTATAGTGTTGAAATACAATCACAAattgtgcttgcttgttgtaTATTACATAATTTTCTCATGGAGTTTGATCCTGACTTGGAGTACATTAATGAAGTGGATGAGGAATTGGCACGTCAATCTCCATCGGAGGAAGAAAATGGCGATATATCTGCTGAAAAAGATCATGCTCAAGGAGAGAGTTTAAGGAATGAAATAGCAATGCAAATGTGGAATGATTATATACTATGA
- the LOC113705916 gene encoding uncharacterized protein isoform X2 — protein sequence MKKDPSIMKENMKWTLAMDEVFIQALLDQHYKGFRVDGTFTPTAYNNIINELKEKLGIEFTKSHLKNRLKTLKEHFKESYDFFRNGKLSGFSWNPFTKTWCAEPEVWEQLLQEKPEAIRWKTKVINHYDSLEELFAKDRATGQGAETAKEKRMRWMNEPNGVQFESIIEIDDMLCQNEISLENFNNSSKELDAQRSKACNNKQSQGTTATQGKKRKVTCDEEFESLKGALHNVADALREGITILEKSRPRVYSEKEIYDELVNIGVETDLIDDYYVFLCQNTEKVRSFFGCPSESRRNILNKLMNGF from the exons ATGAAGAAAGATCCAAGCATTATGAAGGAAAACATGAAATGGACTCTAGCAATGGATGAAGTCTTCATTCAGGCCCTTTTGGATCAGCATTATAAAGGATTTCGTGTGGACGGAACTTTTACACCAACTGCATACAATAATATTATCAATGAGTTGAAGGAGAAACTTGGAATAGAATTTACCAAAAGCCATTTGAAGAATCGATTGAAGACACTCAAGGAACACTTCAAGGAGTCCTATGATTTCTTTAGAAATGGAAAATTGAGTGGTTTTTCTTGGAATCCATTCACAAAAACTTGGTGCGCTGAACCTGAAGTTTGGGAACAACTTCTACAG GAAAAACCTGAAGCTATAAGGTGGAAGACTAAAGTTATCAACCATTATGATAGCTTAGAAGAACTTTTTGCTAAAGATAGGGCAACAGGACAGGGTGCTGAAACAGCGAAAGAGAAACGTATGCGTTGGATGAATGAACCAAATGGAGTGCAGTTTGAAAGTATTATTGAGATTGACGACATGCTATGTCAAAATGAGATCAGTCTAGAGAACTTCAATAATTCAAGTAAGGAGTTGGATGCACAACGATCAAAGGCATGTAACAACAAACAATCTCAAGGTACAACagcaacacaaggtaagaaaagaaaagtcacATGTGATGAAGAATTTGAAAGTTTGAAGGGTGCACTTCACAATGTTGCTGATGCACTAAGAGAAGGTATTACTATTCTTGAAAAATCTAGGCCACGGGTATATTCAGAGAAAGAGATTTATGATGAACTTGTTAATATTGGAGTTGAGACAGACCTGATTGATGATTATTATGTGTTCCTTTGTCAAAACACCGAGAAAGTAAGAAGCTTCTTTGGGTGCCCATCGGAAAGTCGTAGGAATATTTTGAACAAATTGATGAATGGATTTTAG
- the LOC113706595 gene encoding premnaspirodiene oxygenase-like, with amino-acid sequence MELPFTFISLFLFLAFILSLIKGLRRLKTTQKLPPSPWKLPLIGHMHHLVGSPSHQGLRDLARKHGALMHLQMGEIPSIVVSSPRLAEEIMKTHDLSFADRAEFLSGEIISYNFTDIASCQYGDYWRQMRKICTLELLSVKRVRSYGSIRQEEASVLVTSIKALANAGELINVTEKLTSYTSSTVCRAAFGRVSKDNYLAYLPLVREINSLCGSFNISDQFPSLKILHPLMSLKAKLLDVHHKADRVLDHVIEKHMAKTEPAIGESDQEDLVDVLLRVKESGNLQFPITNDNIKAVIMDIFSGGTETSSTTVEWAMSELMRNPRAMVKAQSEVRNAFVGKKTIEETDIQELKYLKSVIKETLRLHPPVPLLVPRKCRQVTEIDGYIIPIKTRVIVNAWAIGRDPEYWDDPESFKPERFENSSVDFSGCHFQYVPFGAGRRICPGISFGLANVELPLALLLYHFDWKLPNGLKPSDLDMTETMGITAPRKENLRLLATVYDASL; translated from the exons ATGGAACTTCCCTTCACCTtcatttctctctttcttttcctagccTTTATTTTAAGTCTCATCAAGGGATTGAGGAGATTAAAAACAACCCAGAAACTACCACCATCTCCATGGAAGCTACCTTTGATTGGACATATGCATCATCTGGTAGGTTCCCCATCGCATCAAGGTCTCAGGGACTTAGCTCGGAAGCATGGAGCTTTGATGCACCTTCAGATGGGTGAAATTCCTTCAATTGTTGTATCATCTCCACGTTTAGCCGAGGAGATTATGAAAACACACGATCTTTCCTTTGCCGATCGGGCGGAGTTTCTTTCAGGTGAAATCATAAGCTATAACTTTACTGATATTGCCAGCTGCCAATATGGTGATTACTGGAGACAAATGCGTAAGATATGCACCCTGGAACTTCTAAGTGTTAAGCGTGTCCGATCATATGGCTCCATCCGGCAAGAAGAGGCTTCTGTTCTTGTTACATCGATTAAGGCTCTGGCTAATGCTGGAGAGCTAATCAATGTGACGGAAAAACTAACCTCATATACAAGTTCCACTGTTTGCAGAGCAGCATTTGGGAGAGTAAGCAAAGATAATTACTTGGCATATTTGCCATTAGTCAGGGAAATAAATAGCCTTTGTGGTTCTTTCAACATTTCTGACCAGTTTCCATCCCTCAAGATTCTTCATCCGCTCATGTCACTGAAGGCTAAGCTGTTGGATGTCCACCACAAGGCAGACAGAGTTTTGGACCATGTAATTGAGAAGCATATGGCAAAGACAGAGCCAGCCATAGGTGAATCTGACCAAGAAGATCTAGTTGATGTTCTTCTAAGAGTTAAAGAAAGTGGTAACCTTCAGTTCCCAATTACCAACGATAACATCAAAGCTGTTATCATG GATATTTTTTCAGGGGGAACTGAAACTTCATCTACAACGGTGGAATGGGCGATGTCCGAGCTGATGAGAAATCCAAGAGCGATGGTCAAGGCACAAAGTGAAGTACGGAATGCCTTCGTAGgaaagaaaacaattgaagaaaCTGATATTCAAGAATTGAAATACCTGAAGTCAGTGATAAAAGAAACTTTGAGGCTACACCCTCCCGTCCCTCTGTTGGTTCCCAGAAAATGCAGGCAAGTAACTGAGATTGATGGGTATATCATTCCCATCAAGACAAGAGTTATAGTTAATGCCTGGGCAATCGGAAGAGACCCCGAGTATTGGGATGATCCAGAAAGTTTCAAACCAGAGAGATTCGAGAACAGTTCCGTTGATTTCAGTGGATGTCACTTTCAATATGTTCCATTTGGTGCTGGAAGGAGGATTTGCCCAGGAATTTCATTTGGTTTAGCAAATGTTGAGCTTCCTTTAGCTCTTCTGCTCTACCATTTCGACTGGAAACTCCCAAATGGTCTCAAACCCAGTGATTTAGACATGACGGAGACTATGGGAATAACCgcaccaagaaaagaaaatcttcGCTTGCTTGCCACTGTGTACGATGCATCACTTTGA
- the LOC140013486 gene encoding replication protein A 70 kDa DNA-binding subunit B-like has protein sequence MNSSHKLLNQLTVGFDSKKIKVRVTRMWDAINTNTGDVFALEMVLLDENDNHMVAIVPKNLVQRFRPQLLEGDVYILEKFRVTPRKQSWNVVHNEHNIYFTYTTLVKKLDGRMSSIKFHKFEFIDFNDLSSRCQVFTFLSDVVGRLSKVGPIYEVSKSNGTVKKRDIAITNKSGESINVTLWGTTSNQFDDETILVSDQPLVFVISSVTVKQFRGSYYLSSTTATRVYMNLNISEVADYLNCIDSTATQTIEVLHPPKTREAIQQLMFKNRKLLSEIYQIMAGVQTEELVYTSKVTILKVDFNSQLYYKACPKCQRKVTLQGSNFVCNACNQNVEYPKLRYMLKVLASDATGSAWFVIFDQEAERIIEHKLSFVLEEFNKIGGTNTQYQHEASSSQIPISTPDDSNQQHFNTLHMNHSSEGSTKITEEGNPHKKICMRR, from the exons ATGAATTCAAGCCACAAGCTCTTGAATCAGttgactgtgggatttgattccAAGAAAATCAAGGTTAGAGTGACGCGCATGTGGGATGCCATTAACACAAATACTGGTGATGTGTTTGCTCTTGAAATGGTACTGCTGGATGAAAAT GATAATCATATGGTAGCTATTGTACCAAAAAATTTGGTACAAAGGTTTCGACCACAACTACTTGAGGGAGATGTCTATATTTTGGAGAAATTTAGAGTGACACCAAGAAAACAATCTTGGAATGTTGTGCACAATGAGCATAATATTTATTTCACTTATACAACTCTGGTGAAAAAGCTTGATGGTCGAATGAGTTcaataaaatttcacaaatttgAATTCATCGACTTCAATGACCTCTCTTCACGATGTCAAGTTTTTACATTCTTATCAG ATGTGGTGGGAAGACTTTCTAAAGTGGGACCAATTTATGAAGTTTCGAAGAGTAATGGAACTGTAAAAAAACGAGATATTGCAATTACTAATAAAAG TGGTGAAAGCATTAATGTCACATTATGGGGAACAACATCGAATCAATTCGATGATGAGACTATTTTGGTGTCTGATCAACCATTAGTGTTTGTGATCTCTTCAGTGACAGTTAAACAATTCAGAG GCTCTTACTATCTGTCATCAACAACTGCCACACGAGTATATATGAATCTAAATATTTCTGAAGTTGCAGATTATTTGAATTG CATTGATAGCACTGCTACTCAAACTATTGAGGTTTTACATCCTCCAAAGACGCGAGAAGCTATACAGCAACTAATGTTCAAGAATCGAAAATTATTATCAGAGATATATCAGATAATGGCCGGTGTTCAAACAGAG GAATTGGTTTACACTTCCAAAGTGACAATTCTGAAAGTTGATTTCAATAGTCAACTGTACTACAAAGCATGTCCGAAATGTCAGAGAAAAGTGACATTACAAGGATCTAATTTTGTGTGCAATGCTTGCAATCAAAATGTGGAGTATCCTAAATTGAG GTATATGTTAAAAGTCTTGGCAAGTGATGCAACCGGTAGTGCTTGGTTTGTTATATTTGATCAAGAGGCTGAAAGAATAATAGAACACaaactttcttttgttcttgaagAATTTAATAAG ATTGGTGGAACCAACACTCAATACCAACATGAAGCATCTTCTTCCCAGATCCCAATTAGTACACCGGATGATTCTAATCAACAGCATTTCAATACACTTCATATGAATCATTCATCAGAGGGTTCAACAAAAATCACAGAAGAAGGGAATCCTCATAAAAAGATTTGCATGAGAAGGTAG
- the LOC113706357 gene encoding premnaspirodiene oxygenase-like: MELPFNFIAFSLFLAFVLTLIKGIKRSKEPQKLPPSPWKLPIIGHMHHLIGSPPHHALRKLAQNYGPLMHIQLGEISSIVVTSPRLAKEIMNTHDLAFADRGEFLSGKIICYNCSDIACCRYGDYWRHMRKICTLELLSAKSVRSFASVRQDEALHLISSIRVLAGAQEPIDLTEKVSSYTSSVVCRAAFGKVSKDDHVAFLQLLKEVTRLTSAFDISDLFPSFKILHFLLSAETKLLNIHHKVDKVLDKIINQHLENLSERKTSTGEYGHEDLIDVLLRVQGSDELQFPITNNNIKAVIINIFAAGNETSSTTVDWAMSEMIRNPGAMAKAQSEIRNAFRGKNSIAETDIQQLQYLKLVIKETLRLHPPAPLLLPRECRVECEIDGCIIPARTRVLVNAWAIGRDPEYWNDPECFKPERFANSSIDFNGTHFEYLPFGAGRRICAGISFGLANVELPLAALLYHFDWKLPSGLNSSDLDMKETVGIAASRSDNLCLKATLYDP; encoded by the exons ATGGAACTTCCTTTCAACTTCATTGCTTTCTCTCTGTTCTTAGCCTTTGTTTTAACTTTGATCAAGGGAATCAAGAGATCAAAAGAACCCCAGAAGCTACCACCATCTCCTTGGAAACTACCTATTATTGGTCATATGCATCATTTAATAGGCTCCCCACCACATCATGCTCTCAGAAAATTAGCTCAAAATTATGGACCCCTAATGCACATTCAGCTAGGTGAAATATCTTCGATTGTGGTAACTTCACCGCGTTTGGCGAAGGAGATCATGAACACTCATGATCTTGCCTTTGCAGACCGCGGAGAATTTCTATCTGGAAAGATCATATGCTACAATTGTTCAGACATCGCTTGCTGTCGATATGGTGACTACTGGAGACACATGCGTAAAATATGCACCTTGGAGCTCCTTAGTGCTAAAAGTGTCCGATCATTTGCTTCTGTTCGCCAAGATGAGGCTTTGCATCTGATATCATCGATTAGGGTTCTAGCTGGTGCTCAAGAACCAATCGATTTAACAGAAAAAGTGTCCTCATACACCAGTTCCGTGGTTTGCAGAGCAGCAtttgggaaagtaagcaaagaTGATCATGTTGCATTCTTACAGCTACTCAAAGAAGTAACTCGCCTAACAAGTGCCTTCGATATTTCTGATCTGTTTCCATCATTCAAGATTCTTCATTTTCTCCTTTCAGCGGAAACTAAACTTCTTAACATCCACCACAAGGTAGATAAAGTTTTGGATAAGATAATCAATCAGCATCTTGAAAACCTATCAGAAAGAAAAACATCCACAGGTGAATACGGCCATGAAGATTTAATTGACGTCCTATTAcgagttcaaggaagtgatgaACTCCAATTTCCAATTACCAACAACAATATCAAAGCTGTTATTATT AATATATTTGCAGCAGGAAATGAGACTTCATCCACAACAGTGGACTGGGCGATGTCCGAAATGATTAGAAATCCAGGCGCGATGGCTAAGGCACAGAGTGAAATAAGGAATGCTTTCAGAGGAAAAAACTCGATTGCAGAAACTGATATTCAACAACTGCAATACCTAAAGTTAGTGATTAAAGAAACTCTGAGGCTACACCCTCCTGCCCCTTTGTTGCTTCCAAGAGAGTGTAGGGTGGAGTGTGAAATTGATGGATGCATCATCCCTGCCAGAACAAGAGTGTTGGTCAATGCCTGGGCAATCGGAAGAGACCCTGAGTATTGGAATGATCCAGAATGTTTCAAACCAGAGAGATTTGCAAACAGTTCCATTGATTTCAACGGAACTCACTTTGAGTATCTCCCATTTGGTGCAGGAAGGAGAATTTGTGCAGGGATTTCATTTGGACTGGCTAATGTTGAGCTTCCTTTAGCTGCTTTGCTCTATCATTTCGATTGGAAACTCCCAAGTGGCCTCAATTCCAGTGATTTAGACATGAAAGAGACTGTTGGAATAGCTGCATCAAGATCAGACAATCTTTGCTTGAAGGCCACTTTATATGATCCATGA